One window from the genome of Jeotgalibaca sp. MA1X17-3 encodes:
- the ptsP gene encoding phosphoenolpyruvate--protein phosphotransferase, translated as MERRIIGIAASDGIAIGKAYLLTEPDLSFEKKSVSDIEGEINRFNDSLEISKTEIQAIRDRVAETVGDEEAQVFDAHIMVLSDPELIDSIKTNITTNEVNAEQALMEVTGMFVNMFESMEDNPYMQERAADIRDVTERVLSHLLGVKIPNPSSIQEEVVIVAKDLTPSDTAQLNRDFVKGFVTDIGGRTSHSAIMARSLEIPAVVGTKTVTEGISDGDMVIIDGLGGNIIINPDEETLASYDEKRTKFEQQKEEWKLLKNAETVTKDGKHIELAANIGTPKDLVGVIENGAEAVGLYRTEFLYMDSADFPTEEEQFNAYKEVLEGMDGKPVVVRTMDIGGDKELPYLKLPEEMNPFLGYRAIRICLAEPEMFRTQLRALLRASVFGKLRIMFPMIATLNEFREAKKILEEEKAKLIQENIAVSEEIEVGIMVEIPAAAVLAHQFAKEVDFFSIGTNDLIQYTMAADRMNQQVSYLYQPYNPSILTLIKHVIDSSHAEGKWTGMCGEMAGDQTAVPLLVGLGLDEFSMSASSVLKTRSLMSKLDSTEMKKLADKAINECTTVEEVIELVDNMKELLV; from the coding sequence ATGGAACGTCGAATAATAGGAATTGCTGCCAGTGATGGTATCGCAATAGGTAAAGCTTACTTGTTAACTGAACCTGACCTATCTTTTGAAAAGAAAAGCGTTTCTGATATTGAAGGAGAAATAAATCGTTTCAATGATAGTCTAGAAATTTCTAAAACAGAAATTCAAGCAATCCGTGATCGTGTAGCGGAAACTGTAGGGGACGAAGAGGCACAAGTATTTGATGCTCATATCATGGTTCTATCTGATCCTGAATTAATTGATAGCATTAAAACAAACATTACAACTAACGAAGTAAATGCAGAACAAGCATTGATGGAAGTAACGGGTATGTTTGTAAATATGTTTGAGTCAATGGAAGACAATCCTTATATGCAAGAACGTGCGGCTGATATTCGTGATGTTACTGAACGTGTATTGAGTCATTTGCTTGGAGTTAAAATTCCGAATCCTTCTTCTATTCAAGAGGAAGTCGTTATTGTGGCAAAAGACCTAACACCAAGTGATACTGCGCAATTGAATCGTGACTTTGTTAAAGGCTTTGTAACGGACATCGGTGGACGAACTTCTCACTCAGCTATTATGGCTCGCTCATTGGAAATTCCTGCAGTTGTAGGAACGAAAACTGTTACAGAAGGTATCAGTGATGGAGATATGGTCATTATTGATGGTTTAGGTGGAAACATCATCATTAATCCAGATGAAGAAACCCTAGCTAGCTATGATGAAAAACGTACTAAATTTGAACAGCAAAAAGAAGAATGGAAATTGCTGAAAAATGCAGAAACGGTTACAAAAGACGGAAAACATATTGAATTAGCAGCAAATATCGGTACACCAAAAGATTTAGTTGGCGTAATTGAAAATGGTGCTGAAGCAGTTGGTCTTTATCGTACTGAATTCCTATATATGGATTCTGCTGATTTTCCAACAGAAGAAGAACAATTCAACGCCTATAAAGAAGTTTTAGAAGGCATGGATGGAAAACCAGTTGTAGTTCGTACGATGGATATTGGTGGCGATAAAGAATTACCGTACTTGAAATTACCGGAAGAAATGAATCCATTCTTAGGTTACCGTGCGATTCGAATCTGTCTTGCAGAACCAGAAATGTTCCGTACGCAGTTACGTGCTCTATTGCGTGCATCTGTTTTCGGGAAATTACGGATTATGTTCCCAATGATTGCTACTTTAAATGAATTCCGTGAAGCGAAGAAAATTCTTGAAGAAGAAAAAGCAAAACTTATTCAAGAAAACATAGCTGTTTCAGAAGAAATTGAAGTAGGAATTATGGTGGAAATACCTGCAGCAGCTGTTTTGGCTCATCAATTTGCTAAAGAAGTTGACTTCTTTAGTATTGGAACCAACGACCTTATTCAGTATACAATGGCCGCTGACCGGATGAACCAACAAGTTTCTTACCTGTACCAACCATATAACCCGTCTATTTTGACCCTTATTAAGCATGTAATCGATTCTTCTCATGCAGAAGGTAAATGGACAGGCATGTGTGGAGAAATGGCAGGAGACCAGACTGCAGTGCCATTACTAGTAGGCTTAGGTCTAGATGAATTCTCGATGAGTGCTTCTAGTGTCCTAAAAACACGTAGTTTAATGAGTAAACTTGATTCAACAGAAATGAAAAAATTAGCTGATAAGGCTATTAATGAATGTACAACAGTAGAAGAAGTTATTGAATTAGTAGATAACATGAAAGAACTACTCGTATAA
- a CDS encoding phosphocarrier protein HPr, which produces MEKKEFNIIAETGIHARPATLLVQTASKFNSDINLEYKGKSVNLKSIMGVMSLGVGQGADVTISAEGADEAEAIAGIVETLQKEGLAE; this is translated from the coding sequence ATGGAAAAGAAAGAATTTAATATTATCGCAGAAACTGGTATTCACGCAAGACCAGCAACACTACTTGTTCAAACAGCAAGCAAATTCAATTCAGATATTAATTTAGAGTACAAAGGAAAATCTGTTAACCTAAAATCAATCATGGGTGTAATGTCATTAGGCGTTGGACAAGGAGCAGATGTAACCATTTCCGCAGAAGGTGCAGATGAAGCAGAAGCAATTGCTGGAATTGTGGAGACTTTACAAAAAGAAGGCCTGGCAGAATGA
- a CDS encoding ATP-dependent Clp protease ATP-binding subunit has translation MKCINCGKNEASIHLYASMNGKTQKIDLCQNCYQQWKAMQSKDHSHTFFNLSPGNPSFNFNDFENRMRQYQEEQLKSQSNQPSSQATSSGKGGNNGGELLNKYGVNLTELARQGAIDPVIGRDSEITRIIEILNRRSKNNPVLTGEAGVGKTAVVEGLAQKIVDGEVPHKLLDKEVIRLDVVSLVQGTGIRGQFEERMQQLMDEVRENKQIILFIDEIHEIVGAGSAEGSMDAGNILKPALARGEIQLIGATTLNEYRKIEKDAALERRFQPVRVSEPTPEQTLIILKGIRPKYEDYHKVSYSDKALEAAVNLSHRYIQDRYLPDKAIDLLDESGSKKNLTMKIVDPKEIDERMAVAETEKQAALHAEDYEKAAYYRDQISNLKKMKENPQNLDQELTVTHQDIQKIVEVKTNIPVGDLLEKENEQLRNLDKDLKQHVIGQDEAVDKVAKAIRRNRIGFGRKNRPIGSFLFVGPTGVGKTELAKQLANEMFGTEDSIIRFDMSEYMEKHAVSKLIGSPPGYVGYDEAGQLTEQVRRNPYSIVLLDEIEKAHPDAMHLFLQILEDGRLTDSQGRTVSFKDTVIIMTSNAGTGTKEANVGFGAALSGKTNSVLDRLNNYFKPEFINRFDAIVEFNSLSKENLFSILTLMLEELNNVLVDKEIHITVNDATKEKLIDLGYSTTMGVRPLRRIIQEQIEDQVADYYLDDPHTKNINFDVDDNGSIIIDERVTQPIEKKV, from the coding sequence ATGAAATGTATTAATTGTGGAAAAAATGAAGCATCCATCCATTTATATGCAAGTATGAATGGGAAGACACAGAAAATTGATCTGTGTCAAAACTGTTACCAACAATGGAAAGCGATGCAAAGTAAAGATCATTCACATACATTTTTTAATTTATCGCCGGGTAACCCTTCTTTTAATTTCAATGATTTTGAAAATAGAATGAGACAATATCAAGAAGAACAACTTAAAAGCCAGTCAAATCAACCTTCCTCACAAGCAACTAGCTCCGGAAAAGGTGGTAATAATGGTGGTGAATTACTCAACAAATATGGAGTAAACCTTACTGAATTAGCTCGTCAAGGTGCTATCGATCCTGTAATTGGTAGAGATAGCGAAATTACTAGAATTATTGAAATTCTCAATCGACGTAGCAAGAATAACCCTGTACTCACCGGTGAAGCTGGTGTTGGTAAAACAGCAGTGGTAGAAGGTCTTGCTCAAAAAATTGTTGATGGTGAGGTTCCTCATAAACTTCTAGATAAAGAAGTGATCCGTTTGGATGTTGTATCTTTAGTTCAAGGCACCGGAATTCGTGGACAGTTTGAAGAACGGATGCAGCAATTGATGGACGAAGTACGGGAAAACAAACAAATTATCTTGTTTATTGATGAAATTCACGAAATTGTAGGAGCAGGAAGCGCTGAAGGAAGTATGGATGCAGGTAATATCCTAAAACCCGCTCTCGCTCGAGGTGAAATACAATTAATTGGTGCAACTACTTTAAATGAATATCGTAAAATCGAAAAAGACGCTGCGCTAGAGAGACGTTTCCAACCAGTCCGAGTAAGTGAACCAACGCCAGAACAAACATTAATTATACTGAAAGGCATTCGTCCGAAATATGAGGATTATCATAAAGTTAGTTATTCGGATAAAGCTCTAGAAGCTGCAGTAAATCTTTCCCATCGTTATATACAAGATCGCTACTTACCTGATAAAGCAATCGATTTATTAGATGAATCGGGTTCAAAAAAGAATTTAACTATGAAAATAGTTGATCCAAAAGAAATTGATGAACGAATGGCTGTAGCTGAAACTGAAAAACAAGCAGCTCTTCATGCAGAAGATTACGAAAAAGCAGCCTATTATCGAGATCAAATCTCTAATCTTAAAAAAATGAAAGAAAACCCACAAAATTTAGATCAAGAGCTAACGGTTACTCATCAAGACATTCAAAAAATTGTTGAAGTTAAAACGAATATACCTGTTGGTGATTTATTAGAAAAAGAAAATGAGCAATTACGCAACTTAGACAAAGACCTAAAACAACATGTAATTGGGCAAGACGAGGCTGTGGACAAAGTAGCAAAAGCCATTCGTAGAAATCGAATTGGATTTGGGCGTAAAAACCGTCCTATCGGTAGTTTCTTGTTTGTTGGTCCAACAGGAGTTGGTAAAACAGAACTTGCAAAACAATTAGCAAATGAAATGTTTGGTACAGAAGATTCTATTATTCGTTTTGATATGAGTGAATATATGGAAAAACATGCTGTTTCCAAATTAATTGGGTCGCCTCCGGGATATGTAGGATACGATGAAGCTGGACAACTAACAGAACAAGTTAGAAGAAATCCATATAGCATTGTCTTATTAGATGAAATTGAAAAAGCTCATCCAGATGCGATGCATCTATTCCTCCAAATTCTTGAAGATGGTCGTCTGACCGATTCTCAAGGTCGTACTGTAAGTTTCAAAGATACGGTAATTATCATGACGAGTAATGCAGGAACTGGGACAAAAGAAGCTAACGTTGGATTTGGTGCCGCACTATCTGGTAAAACAAATTCCGTTTTAGATCGTTTAAATAATTATTTTAAACCTGAGTTTATTAATAGATTTGATGCGATTGTTGAATTCAACTCGCTTTCTAAAGAAAATCTGTTTTCTATTTTGACGCTCATGTTAGAAGAACTAAATAACGTGTTAGTTGATAAAGAAATTCACATTACGGTCAATGATGCAACTAAAGAGAAACTGATTGACCTTGGCTATAGTACAACCATGGGTGTAAGACCTTTACGTCGTATCATTCAGGAACAAATTGAAGACCAAGTAGCCGATTACTACTTAGATGATCCTCATACAAAAAATATTAATTTTGATGTTGATGACAATGGTTCCATCATTATCGATGAACGAGTTACCCAACCAATAGAAAAAAAGGTATAA
- a CDS encoding DUF1827 family protein produces MKLIDVTNGHAELVREQLSNTDASFVKVYSLGQTTVIYTGAPAHEDIILLNRDRRIKQNEIDFVLNKLMQLTADEVEVMHGHNFVELSYIRNQASLT; encoded by the coding sequence ATGAAACTAATCGATGTAACGAACGGCCATGCTGAACTTGTCAGAGAACAACTATCAAATACTGACGCCTCTTTTGTTAAAGTATACTCACTAGGGCAAACAACCGTCATATATACAGGGGCTCCCGCTCATGAAGATATTATCCTGCTTAATCGTGATCGTAGAATTAAACAAAATGAAATTGACTTTGTTTTAAATAAACTAATGCAATTAACCGCTGATGAAGTCGAAGTCATGCACGGGCATAACTTTGTAGAGTTATCCTACATAAGAAATCAAGCTTCACTTACCTAG
- a CDS encoding hemolysin family protein yields the protein MNVDPGNQKLIGQLLLIVVLTLINAFFASSEIAFVSLNKNKVANEAIKGDKKARKVLALLDNSDDFLATIQVAITFAGFLSSAAAASTFVEKLQPYFKGFAGSQQIALIAVTFILSYVSLVFGELYPKQVAMQRPEEIAYAGAGAISLIQKLLKPFIRSLSFSTRLLERVVPIEFNDDQDMYTREEVRGLLQRSSEAGTIEAAEFNMLKGVLAMDNKLAREVMVPRTDTFMLDVKDSTHENIQAALDSPFTRIPVYDDDKDEIIGVLHLKNLLKESRSTSFEEINIRKILNDPLFVPETITTEDLMAFLKKSHNQLAILHDEYGGFVGIVTLEDILEEIVGDIQDEYDESFVLIEKKKDNYFEVDGTTPLYRFNDFFGTHLESTLVDTIAGYLLTELGDFLDNGEGMSIEKEGLRIATLEFENKRLAKISVTYLENSAKTFQERLVVEEKTKR from the coding sequence ATGAATGTTGACCCCGGTAATCAGAAGCTGATAGGGCAACTGTTGTTAATCGTTGTGCTGACTTTAATCAATGCTTTTTTTGCTTCGTCAGAAATTGCTTTTGTATCGCTCAATAAAAACAAAGTAGCTAATGAAGCAATTAAAGGAGATAAGAAAGCACGAAAAGTATTAGCCTTGTTAGATAACTCGGATGATTTCCTAGCAACTATCCAAGTAGCCATTACTTTTGCGGGTTTTCTTTCCAGTGCAGCAGCAGCGAGTACATTTGTGGAAAAGCTACAACCATACTTTAAAGGATTTGCTGGCAGCCAACAAATTGCATTGATAGCTGTTACTTTTATTTTATCGTATGTTTCTTTGGTCTTTGGAGAACTTTATCCCAAACAGGTTGCTATGCAACGTCCAGAGGAGATTGCTTATGCAGGAGCGGGAGCAATCTCTTTGATACAAAAATTATTAAAGCCTTTTATTCGGTCTCTTTCATTTTCTACCAGACTACTCGAACGTGTTGTACCGATTGAATTTAATGATGATCAAGACATGTATACACGTGAAGAAGTAAGAGGGTTATTGCAAAGAAGTAGTGAAGCAGGAACGATTGAAGCAGCTGAATTCAACATGCTAAAAGGTGTACTAGCGATGGATAATAAGCTTGCACGTGAAGTGATGGTTCCACGAACCGATACTTTTATGCTAGATGTAAAAGATTCTACACATGAAAATATACAAGCAGCTTTAGATTCTCCCTTTACGAGAATTCCAGTATATGATGATGACAAGGATGAAATTATTGGAGTCCTTCATTTAAAAAACTTATTAAAAGAATCTAGAAGTACTTCCTTCGAAGAAATTAATATTCGGAAGATTTTGAATGACCCTTTATTTGTTCCAGAAACGATTACGACAGAAGATTTAATGGCATTTTTAAAGAAAAGCCACAATCAATTAGCAATTTTACATGATGAGTATGGAGGTTTTGTAGGAATTGTTACTCTGGAAGATATTTTGGAAGAAATAGTAGGGGATATCCAAGATGAGTATGATGAGAGCTTTGTTTTAATTGAAAAGAAAAAGGATAACTACTTTGAAGTAGACGGTACAACACCTCTTTATCGTTTTAATGATTTCTTTGGAACTCATCTTGAATCAACACTGGTTGATACCATTGCTGGATACTTATTAACGGAATTAGGAGATTTTCTTGATAATGGAGAAGGGATGAGTATTGAAAAAGAAGGGCTTCGAATAGCAACGTTAGAATTTGAAAATAAAAGACTAGCTAAAATAAGTGTTACGTACTTAGAAAACTCAGCTAAAACATTTCAAGAGCGTCTGGTTGTCGAAGAAAAAACAAAAAGGTAA
- a CDS encoding bifunctional UDP-sugar hydrolase/5'-nucleotidase: MSKNLTVVQINDTHGYLKPHNEIFFSAEGISFSEAGGYARIKTIIEEYKQKGPTIVLDNGDTIHGTYEVVQEKGWNMVPILNEIGIQAMTFHWDIGYGPKNLKNISQALNYPILAINVYEEDTNKLVFDPYRIFEIGGLSIGVIGIACNIVDKTMPDSFSKGIYFTLGKEELPTYIEKLQQQKVDVIIVLSHLGFPQDHQLMSEVEGVDICLSGHTHNRMEKSIQVGETTIIQSGSQGSFVGILEMTIDSSVKVVRYKLLQIDDSIPEDPKIKKLVEAAVSPYTDYLDQMIGQTEVDLFRGLNSESSMDQFLLEAIIHTTNADIAFSNGWRYGAPISKGSITMRDLYQMVPMNPIISLVELTGSEIYQMIEENLENTYAKDPFNQMGGYVKRASGIHTYLKVENPKGTRVMKLFIDDEEVIFDKIYQAAYITKQGVPKKYGQNHRFTEIKTIQAMIQFLKEKGAYQSEFKNTFTNI, from the coding sequence ATGTCTAAAAACCTTACTGTTGTTCAAATAAATGATACTCATGGTTACTTAAAACCTCACAATGAAATTTTTTTTTCAGCAGAAGGAATTTCTTTTTCCGAAGCTGGTGGGTATGCTCGTATAAAAACAATTATTGAAGAATATAAACAAAAAGGACCTACTATTGTTTTAGACAATGGGGACACTATTCATGGAACGTATGAAGTTGTCCAAGAAAAAGGTTGGAATATGGTACCTATTCTAAATGAAATAGGTATTCAAGCAATGACTTTTCATTGGGATATTGGATATGGGCCTAAAAATTTAAAAAACATTTCTCAAGCATTGAATTATCCTATTCTTGCAATTAATGTTTATGAAGAGGATACAAATAAATTAGTATTTGATCCTTATCGTATTTTTGAGATAGGCGGATTATCCATTGGAGTGATTGGGATTGCCTGTAATATTGTTGATAAAACCATGCCCGACTCTTTTAGTAAAGGGATTTATTTTACGTTAGGAAAAGAAGAGTTACCTACATATATCGAAAAACTTCAACAACAAAAAGTGGATGTCATTATCGTTTTATCACACCTAGGATTTCCACAAGATCATCAATTGATGAGTGAGGTTGAGGGTGTTGATATCTGTTTAAGCGGTCATACGCATAATCGAATGGAGAAAAGTATCCAGGTTGGTGAAACAACCATTATCCAATCGGGGTCACAAGGATCTTTTGTCGGTATATTAGAAATGACAATAGATTCATCTGTTAAAGTAGTAAGATACAAATTGTTACAAATTGATGATTCTATTCCAGAGGACCCAAAAATAAAAAAACTAGTTGAAGCAGCAGTTTCTCCGTATACAGATTACCTAGACCAAATGATTGGTCAAACGGAAGTCGATTTATTCAGAGGCTTAAATTCTGAAAGTAGTATGGATCAATTTTTGTTAGAAGCAATTATACATACTACAAATGCAGATATTGCTTTTTCAAATGGTTGGCGATATGGTGCACCTATTTCGAAGGGTTCTATAACAATGAGGGATTTGTATCAGATGGTTCCGATGAATCCAATCATATCATTGGTAGAATTGACAGGTTCAGAGATCTATCAGATGATAGAAGAAAACCTTGAAAATACCTATGCTAAAGATCCATTTAATCAGATGGGCGGCTATGTGAAAAGAGCTAGTGGTATTCATACGTATTTAAAAGTGGAAAATCCTAAAGGAACTCGAGTTATGAAACTATTTATAGATGATGAGGAAGTTATTTTTGATAAAATATACCAAGCTGCTTATATAACAAAGCAAGGGGTTCCTAAAAAATATGGTCAGAATCATCGTTTTACAGAAATAAAGACCATTCAAGCAATGATACAGTTCTTAAAAGAAAAAGGAGCGTATCAAAGTGAGTTTAAAAATACATTCACAAACATTTAG
- a CDS encoding AI-2E family transporter — MNKTKKENLMFWSIWLLVIASLIFISTQISFIFSPIGTFVQTLYLPIFIAGFLYYIFEPLVGLLNEKFSIKRIWGIVAVLIFLIIITILTFGSLIPYLITQITELIKNFPTIFEFFSDYYDRLMEQEWLQGLHLENQITQLGNDFQNTLTRFLSGLTSSIGKLLTTLANGFILLFIIPFLLFYMLKDGEKLSSGIIKVFPNQYRTDILHILHDMNITIANYISGQAVISLLVGTGTFIGYLIIGLPYGFLLSLFSAVTNIIPYIGPYFGLIPAVLIALTISPLKATWVCIIVLLVQQIDANILKPNILGKNLDIHPLTIIIILLVAGKMFGLLGMLVEFLLMRSFVPSLCMFTNLFRNRKVDKWKREIPFNSQ; from the coding sequence ATGAATAAAACCAAAAAGGAAAACCTAATGTTTTGGTCTATCTGGCTATTAGTTATTGCTTCTTTAATATTTATTTCCACTCAGATTAGTTTTATTTTTTCACCAATAGGTACTTTCGTACAAACTTTATATCTTCCAATTTTTATTGCAGGATTTCTTTATTATATTTTTGAACCCTTAGTAGGACTATTGAATGAAAAGTTTTCCATCAAACGAATTTGGGGAATTGTGGCTGTGTTAATTTTTCTGATCATCATTACGATCCTTACATTTGGTTCATTAATCCCTTATTTGATTACACAAATAACGGAGCTTATAAAAAACTTTCCGACTATTTTTGAATTTTTCTCTGATTATTATGATAGATTAATGGAACAGGAATGGCTTCAAGGCTTGCACTTAGAAAATCAGATCACACAATTAGGTAATGATTTTCAAAATACATTAACGCGTTTTTTATCGGGACTAACCAGTAGTATTGGGAAATTACTAACAACATTAGCGAATGGCTTTATTTTACTTTTTATAATCCCTTTTCTTTTGTTCTACATGTTAAAAGATGGAGAAAAACTATCCTCAGGAATTATTAAAGTTTTTCCAAATCAATATAGAACGGATATTCTTCACATTTTACATGATATGAATATAACCATAGCGAATTACATCAGTGGTCAAGCTGTCATATCCCTGTTAGTTGGTACTGGAACTTTTATTGGTTATCTAATTATTGGCTTACCGTACGGTTTCCTTTTATCTCTTTTCTCAGCAGTTACCAATATTATCCCGTATATTGGGCCATATTTTGGATTAATTCCAGCTGTTTTGATAGCATTAACGATTTCCCCCTTAAAAGCTACTTGGGTTTGTATTATTGTATTGCTTGTCCAACAAATTGATGCAAATATTTTAAAACCAAATATTTTAGGGAAAAATTTAGATATCCATCCATTAACAATTATTATTATTTTACTAGTTGCTGGAAAAATGTTTGGATTATTAGGCATGTTAGTTGAATTCCTGCTTATGCGGTCATTCGTACCGTCATTATGCATGTTTACCAATTTATTCAGAAACAGAAAAGTAGACAAATGGAAGAGGGAAATCCCTTTCAATAGTCAATAA
- a CDS encoding GNAT family N-acetyltransferase: MLTFDYTLDTNSPIYKDSLQIRRTVFISEQHVDPAIEIDEKESLCIHLVAYNPLKKAVATARLYPVSSTILKIQRVAVLREERKKRYGEELMQQIELIAREKEYTTLILGAQNHALPFYERLGYSIIGEEYEEAGILHHDMEKIC; the protein is encoded by the coding sequence ATGTTAACTTTCGATTACACGCTCGATACCAACTCTCCCATCTACAAAGATTCATTGCAAATACGCAGAACCGTCTTTATTAGTGAACAACATGTGGATCCCGCTATTGAAATAGATGAAAAAGAAAGTCTATGCATCCATCTTGTAGCTTATAATCCGTTAAAAAAAGCGGTTGCGACTGCTCGTCTCTATCCTGTATCTTCTACTATTTTAAAAATTCAAAGGGTTGCGGTGTTAAGAGAAGAGCGTAAAAAACGGTACGGGGAAGAACTTATGCAACAAATAGAACTAATCGCTCGTGAGAAAGAATATACTACACTCATTTTAGGTGCTCAAAATCATGCTCTTCCTTTTTATGAACGCTTAGGATACTCCATCATTGGAGAAGAGTATGAAGAAGCAGGTATTCTGCATCATGATATGGAAAAAATTTGCTAG
- the mgtE gene encoding magnesium transporter, which translates to METQRLQTILQLEDMKSFREIFLSYPLYDQAQMYVRFTPETRIQMYNYLSPQEMANMFEILEEDVESIEKYIVEMNKQYAADMLGSMYTDNAVDMLKELNPDLIPKYLRLMDPEEAAEISEVIDYKDETAGAIMTTEFISVFENQTVRAAMAYIKSKAFDAETIYYIYVVGEIGQLVGVLSLRDLIVHEDDKLIFEIMSDRIITVNVDEDQGDIARVARDYDFLALPVIDENNILLGIITVDDILDVIHEEHTSDYSGLAAVDVDETTVNPFIAASKRLPWLITLLFLGMGTSSLISQYEELIANAAVLSVFVTLITGTAGNAGTQSLAVAVRKLGNADSESRSWGKVLLQELETGLISGVVTGATITIVIGIWQNNFILGSIIGFSMLAAITVANLAGSLIPLLMDRIGFDPAVASGPFISTFSDLTSVLIYFNIAQYFLEMIVG; encoded by the coding sequence ATGGAAACACAACGACTTCAAACCATCTTGCAATTAGAAGATATGAAATCGTTCCGAGAAATCTTTTTATCGTATCCTTTATATGATCAAGCACAAATGTACGTACGTTTTACACCTGAAACAAGAATACAAATGTATAACTATTTATCTCCACAAGAGATGGCTAATATGTTTGAAATTCTAGAAGAAGATGTGGAATCAATTGAAAAGTACATTGTTGAAATGAATAAACAATATGCTGCAGATATGCTAGGTTCAATGTATACGGATAATGCAGTTGATATGTTGAAAGAACTGAATCCCGATTTAATTCCTAAATATTTACGTTTAATGGATCCAGAGGAAGCAGCCGAAATTAGTGAAGTTATTGATTATAAAGATGAAACAGCCGGAGCCATTATGACGACGGAATTTATTTCTGTTTTTGAAAATCAAACGGTTCGTGCAGCGATGGCTTATATAAAAAGCAAAGCTTTCGATGCGGAAACAATTTATTATATTTATGTAGTAGGAGAGATAGGACAACTTGTTGGAGTTCTTTCTCTGCGTGATTTAATCGTCCATGAAGATGACAAGTTAATTTTTGAAATTATGAGTGATCGTATTATTACTGTAAACGTGGACGAAGATCAAGGGGATATTGCTAGAGTGGCACGAGACTATGACTTTCTAGCCTTGCCCGTAATAGATGAAAACAATATTTTATTAGGAATCATTACGGTCGATGATATTTTAGACGTTATCCATGAAGAACATACCAGTGATTATTCTGGACTAGCTGCAGTTGATGTCGATGAAACGACAGTTAACCCCTTTATAGCAGCTTCTAAACGTTTACCATGGCTTATTACTCTATTGTTCTTAGGAATGGGTACATCAAGCTTGATTAGTCAATACGAGGAGTTAATTGCTAATGCAGCAGTTCTATCTGTATTTGTTACCTTAATTACGGGAACTGCTGGAAATGCGGGCACACAATCATTAGCAGTAGCAGTCCGAAAATTAGGAAATGCGGACTCTGAGAGTAGAAGTTGGGGGAAAGTCCTGTTGCAAGAGTTGGAAACAGGACTCATCTCAGGAGTGGTGACGGGAGCTACGATTACGATTGTTATTGGGATTTGGCAGAATAACTTTATTTTAGGTAGTATTATTGGTTTTTCCATGTTAGCAGCTATTACGGTAGCAAACTTAGCAGGGAGTCTCATTCCTTTATTAATGGATCGAATTGGATTTGATCCTGCGGTTGCAAGTGGACCTTTTATTTCTACTTTCAGTGACTTGACTAGTGTGTTGATTTATTTTAATATTGCTCAATATTTTTTAGAGATGATCGTTGGTTAA